Part of the Phycisphaerae bacterium RAS1 genome, TTCGCGATGAGCATCCAGCGCGACCCGTCGTACTCCCACGTCTCGGTGCTTCTTTCACCACCAACACCGCCGTAGAGTACGACGCGCTGGCGGAGCGCGTCATACGTCATAGCATGGCCGTTGCGCGCTTGCGGCGCACCGGCGCGGACCGTCCAGGAGCTTCCATCCCACTCCCAGAGGTCGCCTTCGGCGCCGATGTTCCAGCCCCCAAACAGCGCGACGCGATGCCGCGCGCCGTCGTAGACCAGTTTCGCCCCGGTGCGTGCGCTGGGGCCGTCGGTGGCCCGTAGTGACCAGGATTCTCCGTCCCATTCCCACGTATCACCAACGAATTCATCGTCGCTTCGCCCACCGAATAGCACGACTCGGCCACGGGCCGGGTCGCCGGCCATCTCGTGCGCATAGCGCGGACTGGGACCTTTGACATCGCGCAGTGTCCATTCAACTCCGTCCCACTCCCACGTGTCGCCGGCTGGTCGCCCACCGGGCGTCTGCTCTTCGCCGCCGAACAATACCACGCGCTTCCGGGCGCTGTCGTAGGCGACGGCGTGCCCGATACGACGGGTCGGACCGGAGTCGGAGAGCAACTCCCATTGGGCCCCATCCCACGACCAGGTTGTTCCGCTCCAGGTCCCGTACGCGAAGCCGCCAACGAGCAGGACATGCCGCCGATCGGCGTCGTAGACCAACTCAAAATCGTGCGAGACGGTCGGCCCGGCGGTCGAAACCAGCGTCCAGGATTCTCCGTCCCATTCCCACGTCTCACCACTGAGGTCGTCGCCGCGCCCGCGAACCAGGACGATTCGATTTCGGATCGGATCCTCGGCCATTTCGACGATGCCTTGGGCATCCGGACCCATTCGCGTGCGCAATCCCCACGAAATTCCGCTCCATTCCCAGGTTTCGCTTTGGAGTTGCGGGGAGTTGCCGCCGAACATGACGAGGCGCAGGCGGGCGCTGTCGAAAGCCATGGCGTGGCCCACACGCGGCGCGGGACAAGCCAGGCGCCATTCCTGAGCGGTGCAGCGGGGCGCGAGCGTTGCGAGGGCGATGGCTGCGAAAACGGATCGTGCCAAGCGTGCGTCGTGCATGTTCAATACCCGCCGGCTCTGAATACCCCCGGTCCGTCGTGGCAAAACAGCGCCCGCCCGGGTCTGGGCGCGCGCCCGCACGTTCGGGTTGGACAGGGCCTGTACGGCTTTATCCGTGCCGTCCTCAGTTTCGTAACGTCGCACGGACAAGCGGAGTACCGCTTGTCCGTGCCACCTGTCATTCGCCGTCGGACGCAGAGGACCGACGTTACGTACCGGCCGGGGCGGCCGGGCTACAGCGTCGGACGCGGAGGTCCGACGCTACGGCCGACTCGGAGGTCGGCCGCTACGAATTAGCCGCCGAGCAGCCGCAGGACGCTTTGCGGCGTCTGATTGGCCAGGCCCAGCACGGTCGTGCCGGACGCGACCAGCACCTGGTTGCGCGACAGGGCCGCGGTCTCGGCGGCGAAGTCGGCGTCGCGAATCGAGGACTCGGACGCCATCAGGTTTTCCATCGTGATCCCGAGCTGGTTCACGTTGGTTTCGAGCGTGTTCTTCTCAAACGCGCCCAGCCGGCCGCGAAGGACCGACACTTGCTTGATGGCTTCGTCGACGATGCGCTGCGCCTGCGTCTCCTGATGCTTGAGCAGCGAATACTCGCCGTCGCTCTGGATCTGCGACAGGAAGCCGATGCCGCTGTTGCCCAGGTCGGTGGCGGCGATGGACTGAATGCCGACGCCGATCTGCAGGTTGCTGTTGACGCGCGCGCCGACCTGGAACAGGGCGCCGCCCTCGACAATCGCGAAGCTGGTCGTGCCGATCCCGAAGGTGGAGTCGAGCGACAGCTCCATATCCATTGTGGCGGTCTTGATCGCCAGGCGATTGCCGTCGCCCAGGCTCAAGGCGCCGTTGATCGTCGCGACCGCGTCGCGGCCTTCGTCGCGCGCGTCGGGCTGGCCGTTCTCGTCGACCAGGGCGAACGTGCCTCCGCCCGGCAGCGTCTGGATCGAGACGAAGTGCTTGCTGCCCAGCTCCGTGCTGCTGAGCGTGAAGCCCGACGTCGCTGTCGCCGACAGCGTCGCCTCCACGCCGGTGGCGGCGGTGACGGCGTTGATTGCCTCGACCATCGCGGACGCGGTGGTGCCGCTGACGAAGGAAAGCGCGGTGACGCCGCCGCTGCCTTCGACCTTGATGGTGACGCTCTGGGCGATGGCGCTGCCGGTGAAATAGAGGTTGGCCGGCTGGGCCGAGGTGGTCACGTTGATGTTGACCGGCACATACGCACGATCGCCGAACTGCACGCCGTGAACCGACAGCGCATCGACGACCGAGCCGTCGAGGCCGCTGGTGATGTAGTCGAGCGACCCGTTGAGCAGGGAGCGCCCGGCGAAGGTCGTGCTGCTGGAGATGCGCGTGATGCTCTGGATCGCAGAGTCGATCTGGAGCTGGTTGGCGCGAATCTCGTCGTCGGAGAGCGCGCCGCGGTTAGCGGCGCCGACGATCAGCTCCTGGATGTCGCGCAGCAGGTTGGCGACCTCGTCGAGGGCGCCCTCGGTGGTGGCGATGATGTTGCTGGCGCGCTGCGTGTTCTTCATCGCCTGGTCCACCGCGCCGATTTCGGAGCGCAGGCGTTCGGAGACGATCAGGCCGGCCGGGTCATCCTTGCCGCGATTGACGCGCAGGCCGGTCGACAAGCGCTCCAGCGTGCCGTTCAGCAGCTTGTAGGAGCTGTTCAGGTTGCGCTGGGCGATTACCGCCCCCACATTCGTGTTAATACGAGCCATTGGCCATCCTCCTTGAACGGTTCGTGGCTGGTGTGAGATTGTTGTCGTTGACGCAAACGAGGACTGAGTGGGATCGCGACCGCAGGTCTAGCCGCGCGGCGGTCCGTTGTGGTTGTTCGTGGATGGACGCGTAACCGGATTGGCGGCTGCCAGGTCCTCCGTGGTGACGCCTGCCGCCTTGCGGTTCTCGCGCTGGATGGCGTCGTACACTTCCTTGCGATGCACCGTAATCTCGGCCGGTGCAACAATGCCCAGCCTGACCTTGTCCCCCCGGATATCGACGACGGTGATCTGCACATTGTCGCCGATCACGATCGATTCGTCGCGCTGTCTTGAGAGCACCAACATCCGCGGCTCCTTCCGATGGTTTGCCGATGCGTGGTTCGGATAGAAACGAAAAGACGTGCGCTCGCTTCTGGCCGAACAGACAGTCGCCCGGTCGCGCGGCGGGATGCATCGCATGCCGCCGATCACTTCGTCTTGTCCTGAAGACGCCCGGACGCATTATAGCCGACCCTTCGGGTAAAAGATCAACCTCGGCGGGCCGCAATCTGAGCGGCCGGCCAAACGAAACTGTCTGTCCGCGCTTGCCGCCAGGCGAAGCGCAATCCTGTGGCGCCGGTTCTTAACCGGTGCTGGCTGTGGCACCGGTTTCTGACCGGTGCTGTCTCTGCGGGTCTTCGACCCACAATTTGTAGGGTGGGCATCTCGCCCACCATTCGTCGCGCGTAGCCCGTAGGGTGGGCCGTGCCCACCAATTCAACATCGGATACAGAGATCCGACGCTACGGCCGACTCGGAGGTCGGCCGCTGCGGGGCCGATACAGGCCGCTACGCGCTGCGGGCGACGAGCTTCGGCCGCGCCAGGCTGACCAGCGGATGGCGCGTGCCATAGCGCTTGTCCGCCAGCACAAGCTGCTTGGCCTGCATCGATCCGCAGCCGATGAGCAGCGGTCCGAGCAGGTTGGCGGTCAGCTCATCGCCGACTTTGTTGACGATGACGACCACCTGGCAGTCTTCCAGGTCGCGCAGCCCGAGCTGCTCGACGTCGTCCTTGCGGACGCTGACGCGGTAGTCCGGCACGAAGGCCCGCGGATCGCAGACCACGAACGCCAGCGCCGGATCCTCCGCCGACTGCAGCCAGTAGAAGACCGGGTCGGGCGAGGTCTGCACAATCACGAAGCGCCGCTGGTCGGGAAATCCGAGCAGCGGCTCCTTGAACGTGATGACCTTGCCGTCATCAATCTCGACCGTTCCAAATCGCGTGGTTTCGACGATCATCCTGATCGCTCCCATGGCTCTGCCTGTCCGGTGCATCCGTAACGGCGGGTCGGCCGACTCCGGC contains:
- a CDS encoding Kelch motif protein, encoding MAFDSARLRLVMFGGNSPQLQSETWEWSGISWGLRTRMGPDAQGIVEMAEDPIRNRIVLVRGRGDDLSGETWEWDGESWTLVSTAGPTVSHDFELVYDADRRHVLLVGGFAYGTWSGTTWSWDGAQWELLSDSGPTRRIGHAVAYDSARKRVVLFGGEEQTPGGRPAGDTWEWDGVEWTLRDVKGPSPRYAHEMAGDPARGRVVLFGGRSDDEFVGDTWEWDGESWSLRATDGPSARTGAKLVYDGARHRVALFGGWNIGAEGDLWEWDGSSWTVRAGAPQARNGHAMTYDALRQRVVLYGGVGGERSTETWEYDGSRWMLIANAGPGTRVSHAMTYDSARGRTVLFGGSGAGGAETWEWDGESWMLAANTGPGARTNPALAYDAARGRTVLFGGLAAGALLGDTWEWDGASWEVRATSGPDPRWQHCMAYSSVSQRVVLFGGWDGYFDHETWEWDGASWFRRSSAGPSPRVEPAMVYDSVRQRLVLFGGYDGAWSSETWEKGVGAWTRSPANGPSGRYEHAMTFDSHRRRVILFGGEDALGASRADTWEYGPARGDLNCDFSVDLMDAAPFVTALSDPAGYAVQYPLCDRELADLNGDRAVNVLDINAFVALLAAR
- the fliC_3 gene encoding Flagellin; translation: MARINTNVGAVIAQRNLNSSYKLLNGTLERLSTGLRVNRGKDDPAGLIVSERLRSEIGAVDQAMKNTQRASNIIATTEGALDEVANLLRDIQELIVGAANRGALSDDEIRANQLQIDSAIQSITRISSSTTFAGRSLLNGSLDYITSGLDGSVVDALSVHGVQFGDRAYVPVNINVTTSAQPANLYFTGSAIAQSVTIKVEGSGGVTALSFVSGTTASAMVEAINAVTAATGVEATLSATATSGFTLSSTELGSKHFVSIQTLPGGGTFALVDENGQPDARDEGRDAVATINGALSLGDGNRLAIKTATMDMELSLDSTFGIGTTSFAIVEGGALFQVGARVNSNLQIGVGIQSIAATDLGNSGIGFLSQIQSDGEYSLLKHQETQAQRIVDEAIKQVSVLRGRLGAFEKNTLETNVNQLGITMENLMASESSIRDADFAAETAALSRNQVLVASGTTVLGLANQTPQSVLRLLGG
- a CDS encoding hypothetical protein (Carbon storage regulator homolog) gives rise to the protein MLVLSRQRDESIVIGDNVQITVVDIRGDKVRLGIVAPAEITVHRKEVYDAIQRENRKAAGVTTEDLAAANPVTRPSTNNHNGPPRG
- the fliW gene encoding Flagellar assembly factor FliW, which produces MIVETTRFGTVEIDDGKVITFKEPLLGFPDQRRFVIVQTSPDPVFYWLQSAEDPALAFVVCDPRAFVPDYRVSVRKDDVEQLGLRDLEDCQVVVIVNKVGDELTANLLGPLLIGCGSMQAKQLVLADKRYGTRHPLVSLARPKLVARSA